Proteins encoded together in one Gallus gallus isolate bGalGal1 chromosome 18, bGalGal1.mat.broiler.GRCg7b, whole genome shotgun sequence window:
- the USP43 gene encoding ubiquitin carboxyl-terminal hydrolase 43 isoform X5, producing MGSGQLHEVQQEPHAPPPPPPPPPPPPPPSPPRRFPRPFPGSSPAGGGAARAHKTAGPAPAPHRRGAPSGRPGPCAALRGRVGAGAARGHERGVGRPRAAAARGRGTAAGAAGLGGAGRAGGAAAASLGAPGGGAGGSERPAAAAARGRRGRLREREEKGDGAGRRGGGERGAAARRAGAAEPRQHVLHERRGAVPQQHRPARRVPGARPLPRPRGPRGGHAPPGGSGPRPLEPRVHPAALRRVPEHRGQTRRAVPRQRSARRPRVPAVAAGPHARGPGQRLTRTGTPRCPPAQCGAEWCRWGELCAEPLPGAVQVLPDVPALPEAEQYLRPIPVHLAAHPRAPDQVILAEVSPQGFLRSLDDTEELSTAGQGAPLYALQAPPEAPAGAHPVLLLLCHVAGTGLHRARFGPPLVLRAERGASWAQLQRDVLTPLRGMMRSAVQSTAPQFRIHVAGEPGAYLSPQDAHPLCHAAVDRALQQSPSGGPPHVALTVEWDVGTKERLFGSVQQEAVQDADSVRLQQAAHQQHSCTLDECFQLYTKEEQLAPDDAWRCPHCRVPQQGTVQLRLWTLPDILIIHLKRFRQVAQHRHKLSTLVRFPLRGLDMAPHLAPGGGRWQHPLRPPRSCPPDALYDLYAVCNHHGSMQGGHYTAYCCNSLDGRWYSYDDSTVEGVREDEPPLPTGNSSSAPLSHWASRLGGTKQHSAESHPAAPRPSPPCSPDLNTTQEQGGFEARPPVRGVQSRSLSVKLPPPARCRAPPRAVPLRWSFTSRPRAAPGQLLPYIPMGPVGGGSPRVPHVERNATLGDVAGSTQSTEPPHCTPTPRRAHSAGPTGTPCPKSPPQSGEQEPGPPRVRQEGTPRARCSPCSPDGLIRRSQSSACLPPRPPHPMRRSASLGRGTGGTAGIRGRERAATLRHGAVPESSF from the exons ATGGGCTCAGGCCAATTGCACGAGGTCCAACAGGAGCCCCAcgctcctccccctcctccgcctccccctccgcctcctcctcctccttctcctcctcgcCGCTTTCCCCGTCCCTTCCCCGGGTCCAGCCCGGCCGGGGGAGGAGCCGCCCGCGCTCACAAAACCGCCGGTCCCGCACCGGCCCCGCACCGGCGGGGGGCACCCAGCGGCCGCCCGGGGCCAtgcgcggcgctgcggggccgggtTGGGGCGGGGGCCGCCCGAGGCCATGAGCGCGGCGTGGGGCGgccccgggcggcggcggcgcggggtcGGGGGACGGcggcgggcgctgcggggcttgggggggctgggagggctggcGGGGCGGCTGCTGCGAGCCTGGGCGCGCCtggcgggggggcgggggggtcgGAGCGCCCGGCGGCAGCCGCGGCCCGAGGACGACGAGGGCGGCTTCGGGAGCGCGAGGAGAAGGGAgacggcgcggggcggcggggcggcggggagcggggcgcgGCCGCCCGGCGCGCAGGGGCTGCGGAACCACGGCAACACGTGCTTCATGAACGCCGTGGTGCAGTGCCTCAGCAACACCGCCCCGCTCGCCGAGTTCCTGGCGCTCGGCCGCTACCGCGCCCGCGGGGCCCGCGCGGAGGTCACGCACCGCCTGGCGGCTCTGGTCCGCGCCCTCTGGAGCCTCGAGTACACCCCGCGGCTCTCCGCCGAGTTCCAG AGCATCGTGGCCAAACACGGCGCGCAGTTCCGCGGCAACGCTCAGCACGACGCCCTCGAGttcctgctgtggctgctggaccGCATGCACGAGGACCTGGGCAGCGCCTCACCCGCACCGGGACCCCGCGCTGCCCACCAG CGCAGTGTGGAGCAGAGTGGTGCCGGTGGGGAGAGCTTTGTGCAGAGCCACTTCCAGGCGCAGTACAG GTCCTCCCTGACGTGCCCGCACTGCCGGAAGCAGAGCAATACCTTCGACCCATTCCTGTGCATCTCGCTGCCCATCCCCGTGCGCCAGACCAG GTGATCCTGGCCGAGGTGTCCCCTCAGGGCTTCCTGCGCTCGCTGGATGACACCGAGGAGCTGAGCACGGCCGGGCAAGGAGCACCCCTGTATGCCCTGCAGGCCCCCCCCGAGGCCCCCGCAG GCGCCCaccccgtgctgctgctgctgtgccacgTGGCGGGCACCGGTCTGCACCGCGCCAG GTTCGGACCACCGCTGGTGCTGCGGGCGGAGCGCGGTGCCTCCTGGGCGCAGCTGCAGCGCGACGTGCTGACCCCACTGCGCGGCATGATGAGGAGCGCCGTGCAg agcacagcgcCGCAGTTCCGCATCCACGTGGCTGGGGAGCCCGGCGCCTACCTGTCCCCGCAGGACGCGCACCCACTGTGCCACGCAGCCGTTGACAG GGCgctgcagcagagcccttcCGGTGGACCCCCCCACGTGGCGCTGACAGTGGAGTGGGACGTCGGCACCAAGGAGCG cctATTTGGCAGCGTGCAGCAGGAGGCGGTGCAGGATGCGGACAGTGTGCGGCTGCAGCAGGCGgcacaccagcagcacagctgcacgcTGGATGAATGCTTCCAGCTCTACACCAAGGAGGAGCAG CTGGCACCGGACGACGCGTGGCGCTGCCCGCACTGCCGGGTCCCGCAGCAGGGCACGGTGCAGCTCCGCCTCTGGACGCTGCCCGacatcctcatcatccacctGAAGCGCTTCCGCCAGGTGGCCCAGCACCGCCACAAGCTGAGCACGTTGGTGCGCTTCCCCCTGCGCGGGTTGGACATGGCCCCACACCTGGCCCCGGGGGGGGGACGGTGGCAGCATCCCCTGCGCCCGCCCCGGAGCTGCCCCCCGGATGCTCTGTATGACCTTTACGCCGTCTGCAACCACCACGGCAGCATGCAGGGCGGGCACTACACTG CGTACTGCTGCAACTCCCTGGACGGGCGCTGGTACAGCTACGACGACAGCACGGTGGAGGGGGTGCGGGAGGACGAG cccccactcCCCACAGgcaacagcagctcagccccattGAGCCACTGGGCGTCCCGGCTGGGGGGCACCAAGCAGCACAGCGCAGAATcccatcctgcagctccccgCCCATCCCCACCCTGCAGTCCGGACCTTAACACCACACAGGAGCAAG GCGGCTTCGAGGCCCGGCCCCCGGTGCGGGGGGTGCAGAGCCGCAGTCTCAGCGTCAagctgcccccccccgcccgctgCAGGGCCCCCCCTAGGGCTGTTCCCCTGCGGTGGTCCTTCACCTCTCGCCCGCGGGCGgcccctgggcagctgctgccataCATCCCAATGGGGCCAGTAGGAGGGGGCAGTCCCCGTGTGCCCCATGTGGAGCGGAACGCCACGCTGGGTGACGTGGCgggcagcacacagagcacgGAGCCCCCCCACTGCACCCCAACACCACGCCGGGCCCACAGCGCTGGCCCCACTGGGACCCCGTGCCCCAAAAGCCCCCCACAGAGTGGGGAGCAGGAGCCAGGACCCCCCCGGGTGCGCCAGGAGGGCACCCCTCGGGCACggtgcagcccctgcagccctGACGGGCTCATCCGGCGCTCACAGAGCTCGGCCTGCCTCCCCCCACGGCCCCCACACCCCATGCGGCGCTCAGCATCGCTGGGCAGGGGCACGGGGGGCACTGCGGGGATACGGGGCAGGGAGCGCGCGGCGACCCTGCGGCACGGGGCTGTGCCTGAGTCCAGCTTCTGA
- the USP43 gene encoding ubiquitin carboxyl-terminal hydrolase 43 isoform X4: protein MGSGQLHEVQQEPHAPPPPPPPPPPPPPPSPPRRFPRPFPGSSPAGGGAARAHKTAGPAPAPHRRGAPSGRPGPCAALRGRVGAGAARGHERGVGRPRAAAARGRGTAAGAAGLGGAGRAGGAAAASLGAPGGGAGGSERPAAAAARGRRGRLREREEKGDGAGRRGGGERGAAARRAGAAEPRQHVLHERRGAVPQQHRPARRVPGARPLPRPRGPRGGHAPPGGSGPRPLEPRVHPAALRRVPEHRGQTRRAVPRQRSARRPRVPAVAAGPHARGPGQRLTRTGTPRCPPAQCGAEWCRWGELCAEPLPGAVQVILAEVSPQGFLRSLDDTEELSTAGQGAPLYALQAPPEAPAGAHPVLLLLCHVAGTGLHRARFGPPLVLRAERGASWAQLQRDVLTPLRGMMRSAVQSTAPQFRIHVAGEPGAYLSPQDAHPLCHAAVDRALQQSPSGGPPHVALTVEWDVGTKERLFGSVQQEAVQDADSVRLQQAAHQQHSCTLDECFQLYTKEEQLAPDDAWRCPHCRVPQQGTVQLRLWTLPDILIIHLKRFRQVAQHRHKLSTLVRFPLRGLDMAPHLAPGGGRWQHPLRPPRSCPPDALYDLYAVCNHHGSMQGGHYTGVARGALPPAPPSLTPAPAYCCNSLDGRWYSYDDSTVEGVREDEVSTRSAYILFYQRRNAIPAWSASSAARGNSSSAPLSHWASRLGGTKQHSAESHPAAPRPSPPCSPDLNTTQEQGGFEARPPVRGVQSRSLSVKLPPPARCRAPPRAVPLRWSFTSRPRAAPGQLLPYIPMGPVGGGSPRVPHVERNATLGDVAGSTQSTEPPHCTPTPRRAHSAGPTGTPCPKSPPQSGEQEPGPPRVRQEGTPRARCSPCSPDGLIRRSQSSACLPPRPPHPMRRSASLGRGTGGTAGIRGRERAATLRHGAVPESSF, encoded by the exons ATGGGCTCAGGCCAATTGCACGAGGTCCAACAGGAGCCCCAcgctcctccccctcctccgcctccccctccgcctcctcctcctccttctcctcctcgcCGCTTTCCCCGTCCCTTCCCCGGGTCCAGCCCGGCCGGGGGAGGAGCCGCCCGCGCTCACAAAACCGCCGGTCCCGCACCGGCCCCGCACCGGCGGGGGGCACCCAGCGGCCGCCCGGGGCCAtgcgcggcgctgcggggccgggtTGGGGCGGGGGCCGCCCGAGGCCATGAGCGCGGCGTGGGGCGgccccgggcggcggcggcgcggggtcGGGGGACGGcggcgggcgctgcggggcttgggggggctgggagggctggcGGGGCGGCTGCTGCGAGCCTGGGCGCGCCtggcgggggggcgggggggtcgGAGCGCCCGGCGGCAGCCGCGGCCCGAGGACGACGAGGGCGGCTTCGGGAGCGCGAGGAGAAGGGAgacggcgcggggcggcggggcggcggggagcggggcgcgGCCGCCCGGCGCGCAGGGGCTGCGGAACCACGGCAACACGTGCTTCATGAACGCCGTGGTGCAGTGCCTCAGCAACACCGCCCCGCTCGCCGAGTTCCTGGCGCTCGGCCGCTACCGCGCCCGCGGGGCCCGCGCGGAGGTCACGCACCGCCTGGCGGCTCTGGTCCGCGCCCTCTGGAGCCTCGAGTACACCCCGCGGCTCTCCGCCGAGTTCCAG AGCATCGTGGCCAAACACGGCGCGCAGTTCCGCGGCAACGCTCAGCACGACGCCCTCGAGttcctgctgtggctgctggaccGCATGCACGAGGACCTGGGCAGCGCCTCACCCGCACCGGGACCCCGCGCTGCCCACCAG CGCAGTGTGGAGCAGAGTGGTGCCGGTGGGGAGAGCTTTGTGCAGAGCCACTTCCAGGCGCAGTACAG GTGATCCTGGCCGAGGTGTCCCCTCAGGGCTTCCTGCGCTCGCTGGATGACACCGAGGAGCTGAGCACGGCCGGGCAAGGAGCACCCCTGTATGCCCTGCAGGCCCCCCCCGAGGCCCCCGCAG GCGCCCaccccgtgctgctgctgctgtgccacgTGGCGGGCACCGGTCTGCACCGCGCCAG GTTCGGACCACCGCTGGTGCTGCGGGCGGAGCGCGGTGCCTCCTGGGCGCAGCTGCAGCGCGACGTGCTGACCCCACTGCGCGGCATGATGAGGAGCGCCGTGCAg agcacagcgcCGCAGTTCCGCATCCACGTGGCTGGGGAGCCCGGCGCCTACCTGTCCCCGCAGGACGCGCACCCACTGTGCCACGCAGCCGTTGACAG GGCgctgcagcagagcccttcCGGTGGACCCCCCCACGTGGCGCTGACAGTGGAGTGGGACGTCGGCACCAAGGAGCG cctATTTGGCAGCGTGCAGCAGGAGGCGGTGCAGGATGCGGACAGTGTGCGGCTGCAGCAGGCGgcacaccagcagcacagctgcacgcTGGATGAATGCTTCCAGCTCTACACCAAGGAGGAGCAG CTGGCACCGGACGACGCGTGGCGCTGCCCGCACTGCCGGGTCCCGCAGCAGGGCACGGTGCAGCTCCGCCTCTGGACGCTGCCCGacatcctcatcatccacctGAAGCGCTTCCGCCAGGTGGCCCAGCACCGCCACAAGCTGAGCACGTTGGTGCGCTTCCCCCTGCGCGGGTTGGACATGGCCCCACACCTGGCCCCGGGGGGGGGACGGTGGCAGCATCCCCTGCGCCCGCCCCGGAGCTGCCCCCCGGATGCTCTGTATGACCTTTACGCCGTCTGCAACCACCACGGCAGCATGCAGGGCGGGCACTACACTG GGGTGGCCCGGGGGGCCCTGCCCCCTGctcccccctccctcacccCTGCCCCAGCGTACTGCTGCAACTCCCTGGACGGGCGCTGGTACAGCTACGACGACAGCACGGTGGAGGGGGTGCGGGAGGACGAGGTGAGCACCCGCAGCGCCTACATCCTCTTCTACCAGCGCCGCAACGCCATCCCTGCCTGGTcggccagcagtgctgccagag gcaacagcagctcagccccattGAGCCACTGGGCGTCCCGGCTGGGGGGCACCAAGCAGCACAGCGCAGAATcccatcctgcagctccccgCCCATCCCCACCCTGCAGTCCGGACCTTAACACCACACAGGAGCAAG GCGGCTTCGAGGCCCGGCCCCCGGTGCGGGGGGTGCAGAGCCGCAGTCTCAGCGTCAagctgcccccccccgcccgctgCAGGGCCCCCCCTAGGGCTGTTCCCCTGCGGTGGTCCTTCACCTCTCGCCCGCGGGCGgcccctgggcagctgctgccataCATCCCAATGGGGCCAGTAGGAGGGGGCAGTCCCCGTGTGCCCCATGTGGAGCGGAACGCCACGCTGGGTGACGTGGCgggcagcacacagagcacgGAGCCCCCCCACTGCACCCCAACACCACGCCGGGCCCACAGCGCTGGCCCCACTGGGACCCCGTGCCCCAAAAGCCCCCCACAGAGTGGGGAGCAGGAGCCAGGACCCCCCCGGGTGCGCCAGGAGGGCACCCCTCGGGCACggtgcagcccctgcagccctGACGGGCTCATCCGGCGCTCACAGAGCTCGGCCTGCCTCCCCCCACGGCCCCCACACCCCATGCGGCGCTCAGCATCGCTGGGCAGGGGCACGGGGGGCACTGCGGGGATACGGGGCAGGGAGCGCGCGGCGACCCTGCGGCACGGGGCTGTGCCTGAGTCCAGCTTCTGA
- the USP43 gene encoding ubiquitin carboxyl-terminal hydrolase 43 isoform X6, producing the protein MSAAWGGPGRRRRGVGGRRRALRGLGGLGGLAGRLLRAWARLAGGRGGRSARRQPRPEDDEGGFGSARRRETARGGGAAGSGARPPGAQGLRNHGNTCFMNAVVQCLSNTAPLAEFLALGRYRARGARAEVTHRLAALVRALWSLEYTPRLSAEFQSIVAKHGAQFRGNAQHDALEFLLWLLDRMHEDLGSASPAPGPRAAHQRSVEQSGAGGESFVQSHFQAQYRSSLTCPHCRKQSNTFDPFLCISLPIPVRQTRALNVTLVLQREGGRSLRVGLAVPLLGTAAELREMVAREGDVPPQQVILAEVSPQGFLRSLDDTEELSTAGQGAPLYALQAPPEAPAGAHPVLLLLCHVAGTGLHRARFGPPLVLRAERGASWAQLQRDVLTPLRGMMRSAVQSTAPQFRIHVAGEPGAYLSPQDAHPLCHAAVDRALQQSPSGGPPHVALTVEWDVGTKERLFGSVQQEAVQDADSVRLQQAAHQQHSCTLDECFQLYTKEEQLAPDDAWRCPHCRVPQQGTVQLRLWTLPDILIIHLKRFRQVAQHRHKLSTLVRFPLRGLDMAPHLAPGGGRWQHPLRPPRSCPPDALYDLYAVCNHHGSMQGGHYTGVARGALPPAPPSLTPAPAYCCNSLDGRWYSYDDSTVEGVREDEVSTRSAYILFYQRRNAIPAWSASSAARGNSSSAPLSHWASRLGGTKQHSAESHPAAPRPSPPCSPDLNTTQEQGGFEARPPVRGVQSRSLSVKLPPPARCRAPPRAVPLRWSFTSRPRAAPGQLLPYIPMGPVGGGSPRVPHVERNATLGDVAGSTQSTEPPHCTPTPRRAHSAGPTGTPCPKSPPQSGEQEPGPPRVRQEGTPRARCSPCSPDGLIRRSQSSACLPPRPPHPMRRSASLGRGTGGTAGIRGRERAATLRHGAVPESSF; encoded by the exons ATGAGCGCGGCGTGGGGCGgccccgggcggcggcggcgcggggtcGGGGGACGGcggcgggcgctgcggggcttgggggggctgggagggctggcGGGGCGGCTGCTGCGAGCCTGGGCGCGCCtggcgggggggcgggggggtcgGAGCGCCCGGCGGCAGCCGCGGCCCGAGGACGACGAGGGCGGCTTCGGGAGCGCGAGGAGAAGGGAgacggcgcggggcggcggggcggcggggagcggggcgcgGCCGCCCGGCGCGCAGGGGCTGCGGAACCACGGCAACACGTGCTTCATGAACGCCGTGGTGCAGTGCCTCAGCAACACCGCCCCGCTCGCCGAGTTCCTGGCGCTCGGCCGCTACCGCGCCCGCGGGGCCCGCGCGGAGGTCACGCACCGCCTGGCGGCTCTGGTCCGCGCCCTCTGGAGCCTCGAGTACACCCCGCGGCTCTCCGCCGAGTTCCAG AGCATCGTGGCCAAACACGGCGCGCAGTTCCGCGGCAACGCTCAGCACGACGCCCTCGAGttcctgctgtggctgctggaccGCATGCACGAGGACCTGGGCAGCGCCTCACCCGCACCGGGACCCCGCGCTGCCCACCAG CGCAGTGTGGAGCAGAGTGGTGCCGGTGGGGAGAGCTTTGTGCAGAGCCACTTCCAGGCGCAGTACAG GTCCTCCCTGACGTGCCCGCACTGCCGGAAGCAGAGCAATACCTTCGACCCATTCCTGTGCATCTCGCTGCCCATCCCCGTGCGCCAGACCAG GGCGCTGAATGTGACACTGGTGCTGCAGCGTGAAGGCGGGCGCTCGCTGCGCGTGGGGCTGGCGGTGCCACTGCTGGGCACGGCTGCGGAGCTGCGTGAGATGGTGGCACGGGAGGGGGATGTGCCCCCCCAGCAG GTGATCCTGGCCGAGGTGTCCCCTCAGGGCTTCCTGCGCTCGCTGGATGACACCGAGGAGCTGAGCACGGCCGGGCAAGGAGCACCCCTGTATGCCCTGCAGGCCCCCCCCGAGGCCCCCGCAG GCGCCCaccccgtgctgctgctgctgtgccacgTGGCGGGCACCGGTCTGCACCGCGCCAG GTTCGGACCACCGCTGGTGCTGCGGGCGGAGCGCGGTGCCTCCTGGGCGCAGCTGCAGCGCGACGTGCTGACCCCACTGCGCGGCATGATGAGGAGCGCCGTGCAg agcacagcgcCGCAGTTCCGCATCCACGTGGCTGGGGAGCCCGGCGCCTACCTGTCCCCGCAGGACGCGCACCCACTGTGCCACGCAGCCGTTGACAG GGCgctgcagcagagcccttcCGGTGGACCCCCCCACGTGGCGCTGACAGTGGAGTGGGACGTCGGCACCAAGGAGCG cctATTTGGCAGCGTGCAGCAGGAGGCGGTGCAGGATGCGGACAGTGTGCGGCTGCAGCAGGCGgcacaccagcagcacagctgcacgcTGGATGAATGCTTCCAGCTCTACACCAAGGAGGAGCAG CTGGCACCGGACGACGCGTGGCGCTGCCCGCACTGCCGGGTCCCGCAGCAGGGCACGGTGCAGCTCCGCCTCTGGACGCTGCCCGacatcctcatcatccacctGAAGCGCTTCCGCCAGGTGGCCCAGCACCGCCACAAGCTGAGCACGTTGGTGCGCTTCCCCCTGCGCGGGTTGGACATGGCCCCACACCTGGCCCCGGGGGGGGGACGGTGGCAGCATCCCCTGCGCCCGCCCCGGAGCTGCCCCCCGGATGCTCTGTATGACCTTTACGCCGTCTGCAACCACCACGGCAGCATGCAGGGCGGGCACTACACTG GGGTGGCCCGGGGGGCCCTGCCCCCTGctcccccctccctcacccCTGCCCCAGCGTACTGCTGCAACTCCCTGGACGGGCGCTGGTACAGCTACGACGACAGCACGGTGGAGGGGGTGCGGGAGGACGAGGTGAGCACCCGCAGCGCCTACATCCTCTTCTACCAGCGCCGCAACGCCATCCCTGCCTGGTcggccagcagtgctgccagag gcaacagcagctcagccccattGAGCCACTGGGCGTCCCGGCTGGGGGGCACCAAGCAGCACAGCGCAGAATcccatcctgcagctccccgCCCATCCCCACCCTGCAGTCCGGACCTTAACACCACACAGGAGCAAG GCGGCTTCGAGGCCCGGCCCCCGGTGCGGGGGGTGCAGAGCCGCAGTCTCAGCGTCAagctgcccccccccgcccgctgCAGGGCCCCCCCTAGGGCTGTTCCCCTGCGGTGGTCCTTCACCTCTCGCCCGCGGGCGgcccctgggcagctgctgccataCATCCCAATGGGGCCAGTAGGAGGGGGCAGTCCCCGTGTGCCCCATGTGGAGCGGAACGCCACGCTGGGTGACGTGGCgggcagcacacagagcacgGAGCCCCCCCACTGCACCCCAACACCACGCCGGGCCCACAGCGCTGGCCCCACTGGGACCCCGTGCCCCAAAAGCCCCCCACAGAGTGGGGAGCAGGAGCCAGGACCCCCCCGGGTGCGCCAGGAGGGCACCCCTCGGGCACggtgcagcccctgcagccctGACGGGCTCATCCGGCGCTCACAGAGCTCGGCCTGCCTCCCCCCACGGCCCCCACACCCCATGCGGCGCTCAGCATCGCTGGGCAGGGGCACGGGGGGCACTGCGGGGATACGGGGCAGGGAGCGCGCGGCGACCCTGCGGCACGGGGCTGTGCCTGAGTCCAGCTTCTGA